From Parasteatoda tepidariorum isolate YZ-2023 chromosome 1, CAS_Ptep_4.0, whole genome shotgun sequence, one genomic window encodes:
- the LOC122269478 gene encoding tigger transposable element-derived protein 6-like — protein MNLKLQYRKQLIQLAIQSIAEPNPKKITVLQAMNMISLARSQATTTTIKNCFKKAGFVHRTTEYTGGEDVRDDDTIIYEDDWNLLAAEATFDEYMDCDEDVVTSAIFTVDELIQNTQSEPHSDSEDDVECQQIVPPTFQDAMNSIETLRTYFLYHNTSDKFFQDLDSLHRSLIKAQRQSSHQTTVDNFFCKLNGK, from the coding sequence ATGAATCTAAAATTGCAGTATAGAAAGCAGTTAATTCAACTCGCTATTCAAAGCATTGCAGAGCCTAATCCCAAGAAAATAACTGTTCTCCAGGCAATGAATATGATTTCGTTGGCACGGTCTCAGGCAACAACCACAACTATAaagaactgttttaaaaaagccGGATTTGTCCATCGAACAACCGAATATACTGGGGGAGAGGACGTAAGAGATGATGATACAATAATCTATGAGGATGATTGGAACTTGCTCGCAGCAGAGGCAACTTTTGATGAATACATGGATTGCGATGAAGATGTAGTAACGTCAGCGATTTTCACTGTTGATGAGCTTATACAGAACACACAGTCAGAGCCACATAGTGACAGCGAGGATGACGTGGAATGTCAACAAATTGTTCCACCTACTTTTCAAGATGCAATGAATTCCATTGAAACACTAAGAACTTATTTTCTTTACCACAATACCAGCGATAAATTTTTTCAGGACCTTGATTCATTGCACAGGTCATTAATTAAAGCTCAACGTCAATCATCACATCAAACAACcgtagataattttttctgtaaacttAACGGGAaatga